In the Hylaeus volcanicus isolate JK05 chromosome 1, UHH_iyHylVolc1.0_haploid, whole genome shotgun sequence genome, one interval contains:
- the LOC128880930 gene encoding DNA replication licensing factor Mcm7 codes for MAQKISKDYTKARELFKTFLTEFVVIDDDTGEKMLKYRKQLVDIAHREQVDLTIELDDVHQFDDELAESIANNTRRYVNLLLDLIQEMLPDLKERPVPPKDALDIYIEHRLLMESRNRHDQHNPRNKYAPELMRRFEVYFKNFDASKEYSVRDIKADKIGKLVTVRGIVTKCSDVMPLLVVATYTCDQCGAETFQPVQSLKYMPLRMCPSDDCRINKSGGVLDMQTRGSKFVKFQEIKIQEHSDQVPVGHIPRSLTVYCRGEKTRKCLPGDHVLITGIFLPIVKSGFTARLGAALLNETYIDAHQIVCLTNSQTIDDSNAMLTDEELSLLSQDDFYGKLASSIAPEIYGLEDVKKALLLLLVGGTDKHREDIKIRGNINICLMGDPGVAKSQLLSFITRLAPRSQYTTGRGSSGVGLTASVMKDPLTGQMMLEGGALVLADQGVCCIDEFDKMADADRTAIHEVMEQQTISIAKAGITTRLNARVSILAAANPAYGRYNPKRTVEQNIQLPAALLSRFDLLWLIQDRADRSNDLKLAKHITYVHQHGIQPPMESQALDMNLIRKYIILCKTKQPVIPEELTDHIVESYVEMRRTTRNSHDRTFTSARNLLALLRLSTALARLRLVNVVEKPDIDEANRLIEMSKHSINYSETLITNVNQNPMNRIFHLIRELAGEKKTVKVSDILERCTSKGFKPDQINDCIEEYEALNVWQVNQRRTQIIFI; via the exons atggCACAAAAGATATCGAAAGATTATACAAAAGCTAGAG AACTATTTAAGACATTTTTGACGGAGTTTGTGGTAATAGACGATGATACTggtgaaaaaatgttaaaatatagaaagcaACTCGTCGATATAGCTCATCGTGAACAAGTAGATCTCACAATAGAATTAGACGATGTTCATCAATTTGACGACGAATTAGCAGAATCGATTGCAAATAACACTCGAAGATATGTTAATTTACTTTTAGAT CTTATTCAAGAGATGTTGCCCGATCTTAAAGAAAGACCTGTTCCTCCAAAAGATGCCTTGGATATATATATCGAACACAGATTGTTGATGGAAAGTCGTAATAGACACGATCAACATAATCCAAGGAATAAATACGCTCCAGAACTTATGAGACGCtt CGAAGTATACTTTAAGAACTTTGATGCATCAAAGGAATATTCTGTGCGAGATATAAAAGCAGATAAAATAGGAAAGTTGGTTACAGTACGAGGTATAGTAACAAAATGTAGCGACGTGATGCCCTTGCTTGTCGTCGCTACGTACACGTGTGATCAATGCGGTGCCGAAACATTTCAACCA GTACAATCTTTAAAGTATATGCCACTGCGAATGTGTCCGAGCGACGATTGccgtataaataaatctggTGGTGTATTAGATATGCAAACAAGAGGAtcaaaatttgtgaaatttcaagaaataaaaatacaagaacac AGCGACCAAGTTCCCGTGGGTCATATTCCAAGAAGTTTAACAGTGTATTGCAGGGGTGAAAAGACAAGAAAATGTTTACCAGGAGATCATGTACTTATTACGGGTATCTTTCTGCCTATCGTAAAATCTGGTTTCACTGCTCGGCTTGGTGCAGCTCTTTTGAATGAAACATATATAGATGCCCAC CAAATTGTTTGCCTCACTAATTCGCAAACCATCGATGATAGCAACGCCATGTTGACAGACGAGGAATTGTCTTTGTTAAGTCAGGATGATTTCTACGGGAAATTGGCTAGTTCTATAGCTCCAGAAATTTATGGACTCGAAGATGTTAAAAAAGCTCTGTTATTACTTCTTGTTGGTGGAACAGATAAGCATAGGGAGGATATTAAAATTAGAG gtaatatcaatatttgtttgatgGGTGATCCAGGAGTAGCCAAGTCGCAGTTACTTTCGTTTATAACAAGGTTGGCACCTCGATCTCAATACACAACTGGAAGAGGATCTTCCGGAGTTGGTTTAACCGCTTCCGTTATGAAAGATCCTCTAACCGGTCAAATGATGCTCGAAGGAGGAGCTTTAGTATTAGCGGATCAAGGTGTTTGTTGTATCGATGAATTCGATAAGATGGCAGATGCGGATAGAACGGCTATTCACGAAGTGATGGAACAACAAACAATATCGATTGCTAAAGCAGGAATTACAACTCGCTTGAATGCAAGAGTCTCGATATTAGCTGCTGCAAATCCTGCTTATGGTAGATATAATCCAAAGAGAACAgttgaacaaaatattcagTTACCTGCTGCTTTATTGTCGCGATTCGATTTATTATGGTTGATTCAGGATCGAGCAGATCGTAGTAACGATTTAAA ATTGGCAAAACATATAACTTACGTTCATCAACACGGTATACAACCTCCTATGGAATCGCAAGCCTTggatatgaatttaattagaaagtatattattttatgtaaaacgaAACAACCTGTAATTCCTGAAGAATTAACAGATCACATAGTTG aatCTTACGTAGAAATGAGAAGGACAACCCGTAATAGTCACGATAGAACTTTTACATCCGCTCGTAATTTACTAGCATTGCTACGTTTATCGACTGCATTGGCCCGTCTAAGATTAGTAAACGTCGTCGAAAAACCAGACATCGACGAGGCGAATAGATTAATCGAGATGTCTAAACATTCTATCAACTATTCCGAAACGTTGATAACAAACGTAAACCAGAATCCAATGAATCGAATCTTCCACCTTATTCGAGAGTTGGCGGGTGAGAAGAAAACTGTTAAAGTATCAGATATTCTGGAACGATGTACAAGTAAAGGATTTAAACCCGACCAAATTAACGATTGCATCGAAGAATACGAGGCACTGAACGTATGGCAAGTGAATCAACGAAGAAcgcaaattatatttatataa